From a single Okeanomitos corallinicola TIOX110 genomic region:
- the pheA gene encoding prephenate dehydratase, translated as MSLAIAHLGPAGTYSEQAASFYLNWLKTNQGTDATLSAYPTIVKSLQAVTTEQTQIAVVPVENSIEGSVSMTMDSLWQLDSLRIQQALVLPINHVLISCADSWDKIETVFSHPQALAQCQQWLAKFLPNANLIPSSSTTEALERIPQIPTTAAISSHRAAQLYNLPILASEINDYPENCTRFWVVAQASQEQELFTPTHTSLAFSTPANIPGALVKALEVFAHLGINLSRIESRPTKRSLGEYLFFLDIEAPVNSTLMASALAELTSCTEVLKIFGSYSVLTVSK; from the coding sequence ATGAGTTTAGCGATTGCCCATTTAGGACCAGCAGGGACTTACTCCGAACAAGCAGCCTCTTTCTATCTCAACTGGCTCAAAACTAATCAAGGGACAGACGCAACCTTATCTGCTTACCCTACCATTGTCAAATCATTACAAGCTGTTACCACAGAACAAACTCAAATAGCTGTCGTACCCGTTGAAAATTCCATTGAAGGTAGCGTTAGTATGACAATGGATAGTCTTTGGCAACTTGACAGTTTAAGAATTCAACAGGCTTTAGTTTTACCCATCAATCACGTTTTAATTTCCTGTGCCGATAGCTGGGATAAAATTGAAACGGTATTTTCTCATCCCCAAGCATTAGCACAATGTCAACAGTGGTTGGCAAAATTTCTCCCCAATGCAAATTTAATTCCTAGCAGTTCTACCACTGAAGCACTAGAACGAATTCCCCAAATACCTACAACAGCAGCAATATCTTCCCATAGGGCAGCCCAACTTTACAATTTACCCATTCTTGCCAGCGAGATTAACGACTATCCTGAAAACTGTACACGTTTTTGGGTAGTGGCTCAAGCAAGTCAGGAACAGGAGTTATTCACGCCCACTCACACATCGTTAGCTTTTAGCACCCCTGCAAATATTCCTGGCGCACTCGTTAAAGCTTTAGAAGTATTTGCCCACTTGGGAATAAATCTCAGTCGCATTGAATCCCGGCCTACCAAGCGTTCTCTGGGAGAATACTTATTTTTTCTAGATATAGAAGCACCAGTTAACTCAACTTTAATGGCATCAGCCTTAGCAGAGTTAACCAGTTGCACAGAGGTTTTAAAGATTTTTGGTAGTTATAGCGTATTGACTGTTAGTAAATAA
- a CDS encoding Rne/Rng family ribonuclease: MPKQIIIAEQHQIAAVFSEDQIQELVVATGHHQIGDIYLGVVENVLPGIDAAFVNIGDPERNGFIHVTDLGPLKIKRSSAAITELLTPQQKVLVQVMKEPTGTKGPRLTGNITLPGRYVVLMPYGRGVNLSRRIKSESERNRLRALAILIKPAGMGVLVRTEAEGKPEEAIIEDLELLQRQWEVIQQEAQSTRAPALLNRDDDFIQRVLRDMYGADVNRIVADSSTGLRRVKQYLQNWSGGQTPQGVLIDHHRDRSPILEYFRINAAIREALRPRVDLPSGGYIIIEPTEALTVIDVNSGSFTRSATARETVLWTNCEAATEIARQLRLRNIAGVIVVDFIDMESRRDQLQVLEHFNKALKADKARPQIAQLTELGLVELTRKRQGQNIYELFGEPCPTCGGLGHTVRLPGEIEHRMPIPAADIPERFTPMPQREQRMPTARISEPREAYDGFGEGFDDTELSPVNLVNHPSYQELGDNKRRSRTRRSRIGINGTNGKDEIRLSGFPHDSDLDLDGDGEINSSSENSSLLPDVSDRDTTRTPSLIKSGWSEKPERAKLKIDPVKPVVEPPQIVSIEMSSQEQDMFALMGISPGVKLESEVKNPKSVIFNVVQPGEEPSNSITELTSEPPVSETPKPEVNKVKITTPKAETEEPSSEDSPNVGFESFTNEEETNQTSTTPNRRRRRRSSASNPDSEDG, translated from the coding sequence ATGCCAAAACAAATTATTATTGCAGAGCAACATCAGATTGCTGCTGTATTTTCCGAAGATCAAATCCAAGAACTCGTTGTTGCCACTGGTCATCATCAAATTGGTGATATCTACTTAGGTGTTGTAGAAAATGTATTACCTGGTATAGATGCAGCTTTCGTCAATATCGGCGATCCAGAACGCAACGGTTTTATTCATGTTACTGACTTAGGACCGTTAAAAATTAAGCGTAGTTCCGCAGCTATTACTGAATTGCTGACACCACAGCAAAAAGTATTAGTGCAAGTAATGAAAGAGCCGACTGGCACAAAAGGCCCAAGGCTAACAGGTAATATTACCTTGCCAGGACGTTATGTAGTGCTAATGCCCTACGGTAGAGGGGTAAATCTGTCTAGACGGATTAAAAGTGAAAGTGAGCGCAACCGTCTCCGCGCCCTAGCAATTTTAATTAAACCTGCCGGTATGGGTGTCTTGGTGCGGACAGAAGCTGAAGGAAAACCAGAAGAAGCAATCATTGAAGACTTAGAATTGCTACAAAGACAATGGGAAGTAATTCAGCAAGAAGCCCAATCTACCCGCGCTCCTGCCTTACTGAATCGGGATGATGACTTTATCCAGCGGGTATTGCGGGATATGTACGGTGCAGATGTGAATCGCATAGTTGCTGATTCCAGCACTGGTTTAAGAAGAGTTAAACAGTATTTACAAAACTGGAGTGGAGGTCAAACACCACAGGGCGTATTAATTGACCATCACCGCGATCGCTCACCCATTTTAGAATACTTCCGCATCAATGCAGCTATTCGTGAAGCCCTCCGACCCAGAGTAGACTTACCTTCCGGTGGTTACATCATTATCGAACCCACAGAAGCTTTAACAGTAATTGACGTTAACTCCGGTTCTTTTACTCGTTCTGCAACAGCTAGAGAAACTGTCTTGTGGACAAATTGTGAAGCAGCTACAGAAATTGCCCGTCAACTGCGTCTGCGAAACATTGCCGGTGTGATTGTAGTTGATTTCATTGATATGGAATCAAGACGTGACCAACTACAAGTTTTAGAACATTTTAACAAAGCCCTAAAAGCAGACAAAGCCCGTCCACAAATTGCCCAATTAACTGAACTAGGTTTAGTAGAACTGACCCGCAAACGCCAAGGTCAAAACATTTATGAATTATTTGGTGAACCTTGTCCAACCTGTGGTGGTTTAGGACACACCGTACGCTTACCAGGGGAAATAGAACACCGGATGCCTATTCCCGCAGCAGACATTCCAGAGCGGTTTACACCCATGCCGCAAAGAGAACAGAGAATGCCCACTGCACGCATTTCCGAACCACGGGAAGCCTATGATGGTTTTGGAGAAGGATTTGATGATACAGAATTGAGTCCTGTTAACCTTGTTAACCATCCTAGTTATCAAGAACTAGGAGATAACAAACGTCGTAGCCGTACCCGCAGGAGTCGGATCGGTATCAATGGGACTAATGGCAAAGATGAAATCCGATTAAGTGGTTTTCCTCACGATTCAGATTTAGACTTGGATGGTGATGGTGAAATCAATTCTTCATCAGAAAATTCATCTCTCCTCCCTGATGTGTCAGACCGAGACACTACACGTACACCCAGTTTGATCAAATCCGGTTGGAGTGAGAAACCAGAACGTGCCAAGCTGAAAATAGATCCTGTCAAACCAGTGGTAGAACCACCACAGATTGTTTCTATAGAAATGTCTTCCCAAGAGCAAGATATGTTTGCTTTGATGGGAATCTCTCCAGGAGTCAAATTAGAATCAGAAGTTAAAAATCCCAAATCTGTGATTTTTAACGTGGTTCAACCAGGAGAAGAACCAAGCAATAGTATAACTGAATTAACTTCAGAACCACCAGTTTCAGAAACACCAAAGCCTGAAGTTAACAAAGTAAAAATTACCACACCAAAAGCTGAGACAGAAGAACCATCTTCAGAAGATTCTCCAAACGTTGGATTTGAATCTTTTACAAACGAAGAAGAAACAAATCAAACCTCTACTACTCCTAATCGTCGTCGTCGTCGCCGTTCTTCGGCTTCAAATCCAGATTCAGAGGATGGTTAA
- a CDS encoding TIGR03960 family B12-binding radical SAM protein yields the protein MAVLVEKLITSDILKPARYLGNERLAVHKPWDTATVRWVLTYPEVYEVGASNLGHIILYNILNAQPSQLCDRAYLPGTDLGAKLRETQTPLFAVESKRSLREFDILGFSLSYELGATNILEMLDLASIPLTWQERSSAIGNKDQCSPVTNHQYPLIFAGGQTATSNPEPYTDFFDFIVLGDGEELLPEIGLVLAEGKTAGLTREELLLDLAQVPGVYVPQFYEMGENGAVKPLHPDVPEKIIRRVATPIPAYSIGLVPYVETVHDRLTIEIRRGCTRGCRFCQPGMLTRPARDVEPEKVVEAIETGMRATGYNEFSLLSLSCSDYLSLPAVGMEIKNRLKNENITLSLPSQRVDRFDENIANILGGTRQGSLTFAPEAGTQRMRDIVNKGLTNEELLRGIKTAWEQGWDKIKLYFMIGLPGETDADVIGIAETVRWLQRECRGRGRRPLNFNLTISNFTPKPHTPFQWHSVSTSEFQRKQELLRQEFRRIRNIKVNFTDIRLSAMEDFIGRGDRSLGKVLRRAWELGAGMDSWYDSVETAFNAWEKAIAEAGLDWKYRQVENGEWNIFSGEHKEEKTPSPVTCHPFGVHQSLMGETPKTALAHLSPFDVPLPWDHIDSGIDKKWLQEDLNRALEAAIVPDCSFEGCSHCGVCSPDFGHNIVIEPPTIPEFSGDFVANTTKAQRLRVWFGKQGNMALVSHLDLMRLLDRVMRRADLPVAFSGGFHPHPRIAVASALSLGSTSSGEIVDFELTQPMDVETFRTQLVSQLPSDIPIYKVEEIHLKAPAANQAMVAAEYLVTVSTLSEVTSATWQAWIKEIIAREEILSEHTTKSGKHQIINLRDRLFEIELVQVDTSPSESQAILRYVGSCRHDGVNLRPEQILSILGIVACQEFHLLHIHRNQLVLGR from the coding sequence GTGGCTGTTTTAGTAGAAAAATTAATAACATCGGATATTTTAAAACCTGCTCGTTACCTGGGAAATGAGCGTTTAGCAGTACATAAGCCTTGGGATACAGCTACAGTCCGTTGGGTGCTAACCTACCCAGAAGTGTATGAAGTAGGGGCATCAAATCTAGGACATATCATTCTCTATAACATTTTAAATGCCCAACCTAGTCAACTTTGCGATCGCGCCTATCTCCCAGGCACAGATTTAGGAGCAAAACTTAGAGAAACTCAAACACCCCTGTTTGCCGTCGAGTCAAAACGCTCCCTCAGAGAATTTGATATTTTAGGTTTTAGCCTCAGTTATGAATTAGGGGCAACCAACATCCTGGAAATGTTAGATTTAGCCAGTATTCCCCTAACCTGGCAAGAGAGGAGTTCAGCAATTGGCAACAAAGATCAATGTTCCCCAGTCACCAATCACCAATATCCCCTGATTTTTGCAGGTGGACAAACAGCTACATCTAACCCCGAACCGTACACAGATTTTTTTGATTTTATTGTTTTAGGAGATGGGGAAGAACTATTACCAGAGATTGGTTTAGTTTTAGCAGAAGGGAAAACAGCAGGTTTAACTAGAGAAGAACTTTTATTAGACCTAGCACAAGTTCCTGGTGTGTATGTGCCGCAGTTTTATGAGATGGGGGAAAATGGGGCAGTTAAACCCCTGCATCCAGATGTACCAGAAAAAATTATTAGAAGGGTAGCAACACCTATTCCCGCCTATTCTATTGGTTTAGTTCCCTACGTCGAAACAGTTCATGATCGCCTAACCATAGAAATTCGCCGTGGTTGTACCCGTGGTTGTCGCTTTTGTCAGCCAGGAATGTTAACCCGTCCAGCGAGGGATGTAGAACCAGAAAAAGTAGTAGAAGCCATAGAAACAGGAATGAGAGCAACAGGGTACAATGAATTTTCCCTGTTATCTCTGAGTTGTTCTGATTATTTATCCTTACCCGCAGTAGGGATGGAAATAAAGAATCGCCTCAAAAATGAAAATATTACCTTATCATTACCGTCTCAGCGAGTAGATAGATTTGATGAGAATATTGCCAATATCTTAGGAGGTACACGTCAAGGTAGCTTAACCTTTGCCCCAGAAGCCGGTACTCAGCGAATGCGAGATATTGTTAATAAAGGGTTAACTAATGAGGAATTATTGCGGGGGATAAAAACTGCCTGGGAACAAGGCTGGGATAAAATCAAGCTGTATTTTATGATTGGTTTACCAGGAGAAACAGATGCAGATGTGATTGGGATAGCAGAAACGGTGAGATGGTTACAGCGAGAATGTCGGGGTAGAGGTAGAAGACCTCTGAATTTTAATTTAACGATTTCCAACTTTACACCCAAACCCCACACACCCTTTCAATGGCACTCCGTTTCTACCTCTGAGTTTCAACGCAAACAGGAATTGCTACGGCAAGAATTTCGCCGCATCCGCAATATCAAAGTGAACTTCACTGATATTCGCCTTTCTGCCATGGAAGACTTTATAGGCCGGGGCGATCGCTCTCTAGGTAAAGTTCTCCGTCGGGCTTGGGAATTAGGCGCAGGGATGGACTCTTGGTATGACAGTGTAGAAACAGCTTTTAATGCTTGGGAAAAGGCAATAGCTGAAGCTGGTTTAGACTGGAAATACCGTCAAGTTGAAAACGGAGAATGGAATATTTTCTCTGGAGAACACAAAGAAGAAAAAACACCGTCACCTGTAACCTGTCACCCCTTCGGGGTTCACCAGTCGCTTATGGGGGAAACCCCCAAGACCGCGCTGGCTCACCTGTCACCTTTTGACGTTCCCTTACCTTGGGATCACATTGATAGCGGGATTGATAAAAAATGGCTGCAAGAAGACTTAAACCGCGCTCTAGAAGCAGCAATTGTTCCTGATTGTTCTTTTGAAGGTTGTTCCCATTGCGGTGTCTGTAGCCCTGATTTTGGTCACAATATTGTGATTGAACCACCGACAATTCCAGAATTTTCTGGTGATTTTGTTGCCAATACCACCAAAGCCCAGCGGTTAAGGGTATGGTTTGGTAAACAAGGTAATATGGCTTTGGTAAGTCACCTCGATTTAATGCGTTTGTTGGATCGAGTCATGCGACGAGCAGATTTACCAGTAGCATTTAGTGGTGGATTTCATCCCCATCCCCGAATTGCGGTAGCCAGTGCTTTATCCTTGGGAAGTACAAGTAGTGGAGAAATAGTAGATTTTGAACTAACTCAACCAATGGATGTGGAAACTTTTCGCACTCAGTTGGTGAGTCAGTTACCCTCTGATATTCCCATCTACAAAGTAGAAGAGATACATCTGAAAGCACCCGCCGCTAACCAAGCAATGGTAGCCGCAGAGTATTTAGTGACAGTTTCTACACTAAGTGAAGTAACATCAGCAACATGGCAAGCATGGATCAAGGAAATTATCGCTAGAGAGGAAATTCTCTCAGAACATACGACTAAATCAGGCAAACACCAGATAATAAATCTGCGCGATCGCCTGTTTGAAATTGAGCTAGTACAAGTAGACACATCCCCTAGTGAATCCCAGGCTATCTTGCGTTATGTGGGTAGCTGTCGTCACGATGGTGTGAACTTGCGTCCTGAGCAAATATTGTCTATACTAGGAATAGTGGCTTGTCAAGAATTTCACCTTTTGCATATCCACCGCAATCAGCTAGTTTTAGGGAGATAG
- a CDS encoding LON peptidase substrate-binding domain-containing protein, translating to MTSSSKIAVRELPLFPLPEVVLFPTRPLPLHIFEFRYRIMMNTILESDRRFGVLMVDPIQGTIANVGCCAEIIHCQRLPDDRMEMLTLGQQRFRVLEYVREKPYRVGLVEWIEDQPTSDDLHSLSTEVEQLLRDVVRLSAKLTEKDIELPEDLPDLPTELSYWVASNLYGVAPEQQALLELQDTSARLQREAEILTSTRNHLAARSVLKDTFNNMG from the coding sequence ATGACATCTTCTTCTAAAATTGCCGTCCGTGAATTACCTCTGTTTCCATTGCCTGAAGTGGTTCTTTTTCCTACTCGACCATTACCTTTACATATCTTTGAATTTCGTTACCGAATCATGATGAATACGATTTTGGAGAGCGATCGCAGGTTTGGCGTTTTAATGGTCGATCCAATCCAAGGTACAATTGCTAACGTTGGTTGCTGTGCAGAAATTATTCATTGTCAGCGTCTACCTGATGACCGAATGGAAATGTTAACTCTGGGACAGCAAAGGTTTAGGGTTTTAGAGTACGTTCGTGAAAAACCCTATCGTGTGGGTTTAGTAGAATGGATTGAAGACCAACCAACATCTGATGATTTACACTCTTTATCAACAGAAGTAGAACAATTACTACGTGATGTTGTTCGTCTTTCAGCTAAGTTAACTGAAAAAGATATTGAACTACCAGAAGATTTACCTGATTTACCTACTGAGTTGTCTTACTGGGTAGCGAGCAATCTTTACGGTGTCGCTCCTGAACAGCAAGCGTTGTTAGAACTACAAGATACATCGGCTCGTTTGCAAAGAGAAGCAGAAATTTTAACTTCTACTCGTAATCATCTGGCTGCACGCTCTGTTTTAAAAGACACTTTTAATAATATGGGTTAG
- a CDS encoding IS4 family transposase, whose product MSLINFEVITASVAKAQLLVALEQVIPAQTIHRAIINTSSQERRERILPTHVVVALVIAMSFWSTDSIVDVFKNLIQGLSSLQIPHRLRFTAPTSSSISEARQRIGPAVMTRLFEMVAKPLATIQTPGAFLGNLRLMAIDGTVFDVPDTPANAKVFGYPGSRPGTYPAFPKARLVFLVEAGTHVIVDALLSPYRIGERKRAIQILRSVGEGMLLMWDRGLHSFKMVHAAIKQKCHILGRVPANVKFEVVKTLADGSYLSWIAPDGKSKKKGATRIPIRVIEYVIEDNGSEKVYRLITDLMDISAYPALVLAQEYHTRWEAENTLDELKVHLLGRKTLVRSKNPREVIQEIYGWLLGHFCIRCLMFQSAAEAGISPLRLSFTGSLRLIRRAVPQFQQAAAEDLHLFYSWLVAEILDLEIPPPQFRSNPRVLKKTRSKFLSKKRCHRGSTTINQPSFMIKKIAS is encoded by the coding sequence ATGTCACTAATCAACTTTGAAGTCATTACAGCATCAGTGGCCAAAGCACAATTGCTGGTGGCGTTAGAACAAGTCATTCCCGCTCAAACTATACACAGAGCAATCATTAATACTTCGTCTCAAGAGCGAAGAGAACGAATACTACCCACTCACGTAGTTGTAGCTTTAGTCATTGCCATGAGTTTTTGGTCAACTGACTCCATAGTTGATGTCTTCAAAAATTTGATTCAAGGTTTGAGTAGTTTACAAATACCCCATCGTCTACGTTTTACTGCACCAACTTCTTCATCTATCAGCGAAGCACGTCAAAGAATCGGTCCTGCTGTGATGACTCGTTTGTTTGAAATGGTAGCAAAACCCCTAGCTACAATACAAACACCAGGTGCTTTTTTGGGAAACTTAAGATTGATGGCTATAGACGGAACAGTTTTTGATGTTCCTGATACTCCAGCCAATGCTAAAGTATTTGGTTATCCTGGTTCAAGACCGGGTACATATCCAGCTTTTCCCAAAGCTAGATTGGTTTTCTTAGTAGAAGCAGGAACTCATGTAATTGTTGATGCTCTATTGAGTCCCTATCGAATTGGCGAAAGAAAAAGAGCGATTCAAATTCTTCGCAGTGTTGGGGAAGGAATGTTGTTAATGTGGGATAGGGGATTGCATTCTTTTAAAATGGTTCATGCCGCAATCAAACAAAAGTGTCATATCCTTGGTCGTGTACCAGCGAATGTGAAATTTGAGGTAGTTAAGACTTTGGCTGATGGTTCTTATTTGTCTTGGATTGCACCTGATGGTAAATCTAAAAAGAAAGGTGCAACCAGAATTCCTATTCGTGTCATTGAATATGTGATTGAAGATAATGGTTCTGAGAAAGTATACCGTTTGATTACTGATTTAATGGATATTTCGGCTTACCCAGCACTGGTTTTGGCTCAAGAATATCATACTAGATGGGAAGCTGAAAATACTTTGGATGAATTAAAGGTGCATCTATTGGGGCGCAAAACTCTGGTTCGTTCTAAGAATCCTCGTGAAGTCATTCAAGAAATTTATGGTTGGTTGTTGGGACATTTTTGTATTCGTTGTTTGATGTTCCAAAGTGCTGCCGAAGCTGGTATTTCTCCATTACGTTTGAGTTTTACTGGTAGTTTACGATTAATTCGACGTGCTGTTCCTCAATTCCAACAAGCTGCTGCTGAAGATTTACATCTATTTTATAGTTGGTTAGTTGCAGAAATTTTAGATTTAGAAATCCCTCCTCCTCAATTTAGAAGTAATCCTAGAGTTTTGAAAAAGACGCGCTCCAAATTCCTCAGTAAAAAACGATGTCATCGTGGTAGTACCACTATCAATCAACCTTCTTTTATGATTAAAAAAATTGCTAGTTAG
- the tuf gene encoding elongation factor Tu has protein sequence MARSKFERNKPHLNIGTVGHVDHGKTTLTAAITMTLAAADENNKGKGYADIDNAPEEKARGITINTAHVEYETGERHYAHVDCPGHADYVKNMITGAAQMDGGILVVAATDGPMPQTREHILLAKQVGVPSLVVFLNKEDMVDDEELMELVELEVREILSQYDFDGDNIPIIKGSGLKALEAMTANPKTKKGENEWVDKIYELMDAVDSYIPTPERDVDKDFLMAVEDVFSITGRGTVATGRIERGKVKVGDNVELVGIRDTRATTVTGIEMFKKSLDEGMAGDNAGVLLRGIQKADIERGMVIAKPKSITPHTQFEGEVYILTEKEGGRKTPFFAGYRPQFYVRTTDVTGTITAYTADDGSDVEMVMPGDRIKMTVELINPIAIEQGMRFAIREGGRTIGAGVVAKILK, from the coding sequence ATGGCACGCTCAAAGTTTGAAAGAAATAAACCCCACTTAAATATTGGTACTGTTGGCCACGTTGACCACGGTAAAACAACTTTAACAGCAGCTATCACTATGACTTTGGCAGCTGCTGATGAAAATAATAAAGGTAAAGGATACGCTGACATTGATAATGCACCCGAAGAAAAAGCACGGGGTATTACAATTAATACTGCCCACGTTGAGTATGAAACTGGAGAACGTCACTATGCTCACGTAGACTGTCCTGGTCACGCTGACTATGTGAAGAATATGATTACTGGTGCAGCGCAAATGGATGGAGGTATCCTGGTAGTGGCTGCTACTGATGGTCCCATGCCCCAAACCCGTGAACACATTCTCTTGGCAAAACAAGTAGGTGTTCCCAGCCTAGTTGTTTTCTTGAATAAAGAAGACATGGTAGATGATGAAGAATTGATGGAGTTGGTAGAACTCGAAGTTCGGGAAATACTTTCTCAGTACGACTTTGACGGTGATAATATTCCTATTATCAAAGGATCTGGTCTAAAGGCTCTAGAAGCAATGACAGCAAACCCCAAAACTAAAAAGGGGGAAAATGAGTGGGTTGATAAAATCTATGAATTGATGGATGCTGTAGATTCTTACATACCCACTCCCGAACGTGATGTTGATAAAGACTTCTTGATGGCGGTAGAAGACGTATTCTCCATTACAGGTCGTGGTACAGTTGCGACTGGTCGGATTGAACGCGGAAAAGTTAAAGTTGGTGATAACGTTGAATTGGTAGGTATCAGAGATACCCGTGCTACCACCGTTACCGGAATTGAGATGTTCAAGAAGAGTCTTGATGAAGGTATGGCTGGTGATAACGCTGGTGTATTGCTACGCGGTATCCAAAAGGCAGATATCGAGCGCGGTATGGTAATTGCCAAGCCTAAATCTATTACTCCTCACACTCAGTTTGAAGGTGAAGTTTATATTCTGACTGAAAAAGAAGGAGGACGCAAAACTCCCTTTTTCGCTGGTTATCGTCCTCAGTTCTATGTACGTACAACCGATGTAACTGGAACTATTACCGCATACACCGCAGATGATGGCAGTGACGTAGAAATGGTTATGCCTGGTGACCGGATTAAAATGACAGTTGAACTGATTAACCCTATTGCGATTGAGCAAGGTATGCGTTTTGCTATTCGTGAAGGTGGCCGCACTATTGGTGCTGGTGTAGTAGCTAAAATCCTGAAATAA
- the rpsJ gene encoding 30S ribosomal protein S10 produces MATLQQQKIRIRLQAFDRRLLDTSCEKIVDTANRTNATAIGPIPLPTKRKIYCVLRSPHVDKDSREHFETRTHRRIIDIYQPSSKTIDALMKLDLPSGVDIEVKL; encoded by the coding sequence ATGGCAACTTTACAGCAGCAGAAGATTAGAATTCGCTTACAAGCTTTCGACCGACGTTTATTGGATACATCTTGCGAGAAGATTGTAGATACAGCTAACCGCACTAACGCTACAGCTATAGGTCCGATTCCTTTACCCACAAAACGAAAGATATATTGTGTCCTGCGCTCACCTCACGTAGATAAAGATTCCCGCGAACATTTTGAAACCCGTACTCATCGTCGGATTATTGATATTTACCAGCCTTCTTCTAAGACTATTGATGCGCTGATGAAGTTAGATTTACCATCTGGTGTAGATATCGAAGTGAAATTGTAA
- a CDS encoding DUF1997 domain-containing protein, producing MPTKFTASQSVEIAVPKQPIPIQHYLRQPQRLVRTLADNSRIQQLSEDVFRLKMRPLNFMSLKIQPTVDMRVWADTQGTIYLRSVGCEIRGFEYINQRFSLNLKGYLSPYHNNNETWLHGKADLEVLVDIPQPFSLTPKAILEATGNGLLKSVLLTIKQRLLHHLLSDYRYWVISQTQNIDVKSDNTEITLLNFE from the coding sequence ATGCCTACCAAGTTTACCGCCTCTCAATCAGTCGAAATTGCTGTACCCAAGCAACCTATACCTATTCAACACTACTTGCGTCAGCCCCAACGTCTGGTGAGAACTTTGGCTGACAATAGTAGAATTCAACAACTATCAGAGGATGTATTTCGCTTAAAAATGCGACCTCTGAATTTTATGTCTTTGAAAATTCAACCTACTGTAGATATGAGAGTTTGGGCAGATACCCAAGGAACTATTTACTTACGCTCTGTAGGTTGTGAAATCCGAGGTTTTGAGTATATTAACCAGCGGTTTTCTCTGAATTTAAAAGGGTATCTATCACCCTACCATAATAATAATGAAACTTGGCTACATGGAAAGGCTGACTTAGAAGTGTTGGTAGATATTCCTCAACCATTTTCCCTGACCCCAAAAGCAATTTTGGAAGCTACAGGTAATGGCTTACTCAAAAGTGTTCTATTAACAATCAAGCAAAGATTATTACATCATCTACTATCAGATTATCGCTATTGGGTAATATCTCAAACACAAAATATTGATGTGAAAAGTGATAATACTGAAATCACACTTCTTAACTTTGAATGA
- a CDS encoding ribonuclease HII: MAETELTSTPVCVTPPSAVSSWWEFSTYSDVRGWVSGIDEVGRGALFGPVVAAAVILPTEALPQLIAEKITDSKKLSSSRRNKLSKQIATLAVDWKIGYASTAEIDGLNILQATLLAMKRAVIKLKVVPELCLVDGNQFIRGLNIPQETLIKGDQRSLNIAAASIMAKVWRDDLILRLGAKYPMYELERNKGYGSQRHLLALQKYGPSPLHRLSFRPCQIPGIRQ, from the coding sequence ATGGCAGAAACAGAGCTAACATCTACGCCTGTTTGTGTAACCCCACCCTCAGCAGTGTCTAGTTGGTGGGAATTTTCCACCTACTCTGATGTTCGTGGGTGGGTTTCTGGTATAGATGAAGTAGGGCGTGGTGCTTTATTTGGCCCAGTAGTCGCAGCGGCGGTGATTTTGCCAACAGAGGCTTTACCACAACTAATCGCCGAGAAAATCACAGATAGTAAAAAGTTATCTAGTTCTCGGAGAAATAAGTTATCAAAGCAAATTGCTACATTAGCTGTAGATTGGAAAATTGGTTATGCTTCCACTGCGGAAATTGATGGTCTGAATATTTTACAAGCGACACTGTTAGCCATGAAACGGGCTGTAATCAAGTTAAAAGTTGTGCCTGAACTCTGCTTAGTTGATGGCAATCAGTTCATCAGAGGTTTAAATATACCACAAGAAACTCTGATTAAAGGAGATCAGCGATCGCTTAACATTGCGGCGGCCAGTATCATGGCTAAAGTTTGGCGAGATGACCTCATATTACGCTTAGGTGCTAAATATCCTATGTATGAATTAGAGCGCAATAAGGGTTATGGCAGCCAAAGACATCTACTGGCTTTACAAAAATACGGTCCATCACCCTTACATCGTCTTTCTTTTCGTCCTTGTCAAATACCTGGAATTAGACAATAG